In the genome of Kitasatospora cathayae, one region contains:
- a CDS encoding roadblock/LC7 domain-containing protein, translated as MSSSPSPTATDEISWVLNPLLELPGVLHAVVATGDGLVEGASDGLGRASAERVAAMTATVHAAARAFTSAFTDTERPRLAQTVVESDLGYAIVVPAGENTSLAVFTAPDAQLGNVAYQMQLQVAALGRVLASPARRQDAGAADIVAAGVGAPGVGLPGPTPGS; from the coding sequence GTGAGCAGCTCGCCCAGCCCGACCGCCACCGACGAGATCTCCTGGGTGCTGAACCCGCTGCTGGAGCTGCCGGGGGTGCTGCACGCGGTGGTCGCCACCGGTGACGGCCTCGTCGAGGGCGCCTCCGACGGCCTCGGCCGGGCCTCCGCCGAGCGGGTCGCCGCGATGACCGCCACCGTGCACGCCGCCGCCCGCGCCTTCACCAGCGCGTTCACCGACACCGAGCGGCCCCGGCTGGCCCAGACCGTGGTGGAGTCCGACCTCGGCTACGCCATCGTCGTCCCCGCCGGGGAGAACACCTCGCTCGCCGTGTTCACCGCCCCGGACGCCCAACTCGGCAACGTGGCCTACCAGATGCAGCTCCAGGTCGCCGCCCTGGGCCGCGTGCTCGCCAGCCCCGCCCGGCGCCAGGACGCCGGGGCAGCGGACATCGTGGCAGCGGGCGTCGGAGCGCCGGGCGTCGGGTTGCCGGGCCCCACCCCCGGATCATGA